One Streptomyces sp. MMBL 11-1 genomic window carries:
- a CDS encoding DUF6415 family natural product biosynthesis protein — MSHTVLYDPEGILAETLPLDRDPHLALVAAVLAWGPHPVGLRAADCAQISLQLTGHARCVASDVRRRYEALPKDSELRPLTQATLRESVRRLSVPSSNTVAHVQNRARLVRALYLALDRLDAVQPTVAP; from the coding sequence ATGAGCCACACCGTGTTGTACGACCCGGAGGGCATCCTGGCGGAGACGCTGCCGCTCGACCGTGACCCGCACCTGGCGCTCGTCGCGGCCGTTCTCGCCTGGGGCCCCCATCCGGTAGGACTGCGGGCGGCCGACTGCGCACAGATCAGCCTGCAGCTCACCGGGCACGCGCGGTGCGTCGCCTCCGACGTCCGCCGGCGCTACGAAGCGCTGCCAAAGGACAGCGAGCTGCGGCCGTTGACCCAAGCGACCCTGCGGGAGTCGGTGCGCCGCCTGTCGGTGCCCTCGTCGAACACGGTCGCGCACGTACAGAACCGGGCCCGGCTGGTCAGGGCGCTGTACCTGGCGCTCGACCGACTCGACGCCGTACAGCCGACCGTGGCCCCCTGA